The Alistipes megaguti sequence AAGACAGAGCTGTAGAAGGGAAATTGCCCCTCTTCCGTCGTTTCGATACGCGGATAGGACATGGTCTTCTCCCCGTCGACCAGGAAGATCAGCTCATCGGGCCACAACTCTACGGCGTAAACATGAAATTCCTCCGGATTCAACGATACCTTCACCTGATTGACCGGATTGTCATCGTAGCCCAAATCGTAGGTATAGTGGGAATGAACGGTCTGATAGATGGCATCCCGCATGTTGTAACGCTCCATGATGTCGATCTCTCCGCCCCAGGGCCAGGTTGTTCCGGCCCAGGAACCGGTCCATATTGCGGGTTGCGAACCCTGAATGCCCTTGAGCCGGGCTCGGACCTCGATACGCCCCGGCTTGAACTCCTTCAGATGCTTGGAGTAAATGCCGCCGGTCAGATAGGGTACGGGATCGGCTTCGAGATTGTCGTTGATGATCGCTTTCATGACGATGCACCCATCCCGGAATTCATAGCAGCGCGGATCCGACGACATATACCGCAACGCCGACGTATTGGCCCGCTTAACGACACTCCAGACCGACTCATCCAGATAACCCTTGTCGAATTCATCCTCCCAGTCGAGTTTCCATTTCGGCTCCACGGGAACGGGATTCAGTGTATACGTGAAAGTATATGCTTTCAGCAGGTCTGTCGGGGAGACCAAGGTCAGTACGATGTCGTAACGACCCGCATCGCCCGACTTTGGAGCATAAACCGTCAGGCTCTCCTCGTCCAACGTAGCTCGCCAGCCATCCGGAACGGAGAAAAAGGCCTCTTTTACGTTCGCATAATCCACCGGATACTTCATCTCCTCGCCCAGGCACACCTCTTCCCCCTCGGTATAGTGCGCAATGGAGAATACCAGCGTATTGGTCACCCGCACTTGCAGAGACTCCCCGGTTTTCAGGTCGAAATGCATGATCCCCGTCTCCCCGTCATAGCGGACATCAGAGAAAAAGGCGTTTCCCGAAGCACTGTTCGCCTGGAAAGCATTGACCGTAAGTCCATTGCTGTCGAGCATCCGCGTCCAGGTCCGGCCTCCGTCGACCGACACGGTCCAATATCCGTCGGCATCCAGAGCTATTTCAGGAGTAACACCGTCGATTGCAAGTGCATGGTCGGCCCCCTCAATCCGTTCGAACGTCTCTCCGCCATCCATGGAGTAGATAAATTCGCCCTGGCCGTTTACTCCGATCATCGGAACAACGGCATCGAGTTTATTACCGAACGTAACCTCCACCTTCTGTCCGTCACTCAACGTCAGGACATAACCGACGACGGTATCCGTATCATCCAGTTTTTGCTGGAAATTGGTGATCAGAATCTTCTCGTTGAAAAGGGCGGATACGGCCATCGCATTGTCATTCACAACCTCCACCAGATTCTCCAATGCGGCGAGACGTTCATTCTGATTGTCGATCCGGTCCCGGAGATCATTCGCCTTCGAGCAGCCTGCCAACAACAGAAGCAGCACCGCAAATATTCCTGTTCTTTTAAGCATATTATTCATTTTTTAATTTATTACACTCTTTACCTATTCCCAGACATAATGCCGGACCCAGTCAATCTCCATCTCGACCGGCAAATCGGACGGGTCAATCGCTCCGACCCATTTGCCGCCAAGCTGCATGTCGATGATCAGATACTGATCCCGATAAAACGGAAACTGACCCTCATGCGGTGTTTCGATCTTCGGATAGGCAAATGTCCGTACGCCATTCACATGGAACACGAGCGAATCGGGCCATATGTC is a genomic window containing:
- a CDS encoding PL29 family lyase N-terminal domain-containing protein; translated protein: MLKRTGIFAVLLLLLAGCSKANDLRDRIDNQNERLAALENLVEVVNDNAMAVSALFNEKILITNFQQKLDDTDTVVGYVLTLSDGQKVEVTFGNKLDAVVPMIGVNGQGEFIYSMDGGETFERIEGADHALAIDGVTPEIALDADGYWTVSVDGGRTWTRMLDSNGLTVNAFQANSASGNAFFSDVRYDGETGIMHFDLKTGESLQVRVTNTLVFSIAHYTEGEEVCLGEEMKYPVDYANVKEAFFSVPDGWRATLDEESLTVYAPKSGDAGRYDIVLTLVSPTDLLKAYTFTYTLNPVPVEPKWKLDWEDEFDKGYLDESVWSVVKRANTSALRYMSSDPRCYEFRDGCIVMKAIINDNLEADPVPYLTGGIYSKHLKEFKPGRIEVRARLKGIQGSQPAIWTGSWAGTTWPWGGEIDIMERYNMRDAIYQTVHSHYTYDLGYDDNPVNQVKVSLNPEEFHVYAVELWPDELIFLVDGEKTMSYPRIETTEEGQFPFYSSVFLILDMQIINEEWGGDVDDAALPAEIEIDWVRHYLWK